Proteins from a single region of Echeneis naucrates chromosome 14, fEcheNa1.1, whole genome shotgun sequence:
- the LOC115053860 gene encoding RING finger protein 145 yields MAVKDRVEAVLNVGLRVPSIMLLDVLYRWDVSSFFQKIQRSSLSNNPLFQYKYLALYLHYVGYILSLVLLTLPRQHLVKLYLYVLTALLLFAGHQVSRDYVRSELESGYEGPVYLEPLSMNRFTTALIGQLVVCTLCSCVMQTKRIWLFSAHLLPLVARLCLVPLETIVFINKFSMIFTGLEVIYFLASNLLVPYNLAKTAYRELAQVVEVYGLLALGMSLWNQLVLPVLFMCFWLLLFALQIYSYFSTRDQPTSRERLLFLFLTSIAECCSTPYSLLGLVFTVSFIALGVLTLCKFYLQGYRAFMNDNTMHRGMTEGITLLILAVQTGLIELQVIHRAFLLSIILFIVVASILQSMLEIADPIVLALGASRDKSLWKHFRAVSLCLFLLIFPAYMAYMICQFFHMDFWLLIIISSSILTSLQVLGTLLIYVLFMVEEFRKAPVENMDEVIYCVNGTYRLLEFLVAVCVVCYGVSETVFGEWSVMGSTIILVHSYYNVWLRAQLGWQSFLLRRDAVNKIKSLPTASNTQLEQYNDICAICYQDMNTAVITPCSHFFHAGCLKKWLYVQETCPLCHSQLKSQSTAASVPNQDAPAANQSPAGQEEATARKQRDEALPDDRKMEGTQEQEQEKGPDTPAGETSSSSTGVLTASQDHVKTPSSSPFLIDSLQNQSATDHPSTSSSFLSDTLDIPPSPSTLSQTSLAGISHPSPSQQQTQAEITHGELEPDPSCPVDSQESSYVLSSQPDQPTYPSEEQSPLPNSL; encoded by the exons ATGGCAGTTAAGGACCGTGTTGAGGCGGTGCTCAATGTGGGTTTGCGTGTTCCCAGCATCATGCTGCTGGATGTCCTTTACCGCTGGGATGTCAGCTCCTTCTTCCAGAAGATCCAGCGTTCCAGCCTCTCCAACAATCCCCTGTTTCAGTACAAATACCTTGCGCTTTACCTGCACTACGTAG GTTACATCCTGAGCTTAGTGCTCCTGACTCTGCCTCGTCAGCACCTGGTTAAACTGTACCTGTACGTCCTTACAgccctgctgctgtttgctggtCACCAAGTCTCAAG GGACTATGTCCGCAGTGAACTTGAGTCTGGCTATGAAGGACCTGTTTACTTGGAACCTCTCTCTATGAACAGATTCACCACTGCACTCATAG GTCAATTGGTAGTGTGTACGCTGTGTTCCTGCGTGATGCAAACCAAGAGGATTTGGCTTTTTTCTGCTCACCTTCTCCCTTTGGTTGCCAGACTGTGTCTGGTTCCATTGGAGACCATTGTCTTCATCAATAAGTTCTCCATGATCTTCACTGGGTTGGAGGTCATTTACTTCCTGGCTTCTAACTTACTGGTACCATATAACCTGGCGAAGACAGCCTACAGGGAGCTGGCTCAG GTGGTTGAAGTGTACGGACTCCTGGCTTTGGGTATGTCTCTATGGAACCAGCTGGTCCTTCCTGTCCTCTTCATGTGtttctggctgctgctgtttgctctgCAAATCTACTCTTACTTCAGCACCAGGGACCAGCCTACCTCAAGGGAGAggctccttttcctctttctcaccaG TATTGCAGAATGCTGTAGTACGCCGTACTCCCTTCTGGGTCTGGTATTTACTGTCTCCTTCATTGCTCTGGGGGTGCTCACACTCTGCAAATTTTACCTGCAAGGCTACAGAGCCTTTATGAATGACAATACCATGCACAG GGGGATGACAGAAGGCATCACACTGCTGATCCTTGCTGTCCAGACTGGCCTCATTGAACTGCAGGTCATCCACAGAGCCTTCCTCCTCTCAATCATCCTCTTCATTGTTGTTGCTTCCATCCTACAGTCCATGTTGGAGATAGCAGACCCGATAGTCCTGGCTCTCGGAGCATCCCGAGACAA GAGTTTGTGGAAGCATTTCCGAGCAGTGTCCCTGTGTCTGTTCCTGCTGATCTTTCCAGCCTACATGGCCTATATGATCTGTCAGTTCTTCCACATGGACTTCTGgcttctcatcatcatctcctcatCAATCCTGACCTCCTTGCAG GTTCTTGGCACTCTGCTGATCTATGTTCTCTTCATGGTGGAGGAGTTTCGTAAGGCCCCAGTGGAAAATATGGATGAAGTCATCTACTGTGTCAATGGGACCTATCGATTGCTGGAATTCCTG GTTGCCGTGTGTGTGGTGTGCTATGGTGTGTCAGAGACAGTATTCGGGGAGTGGAGTGTGATGGGAAGCACCATCATACTGGTCCACTCTTACTATAATGTCTGGCTCAGAGCCCAGCTGGGCTGGCAGAGCTTCCTGCTCAGGAGAGATGCTGTAAACAAGATCAAAAGCCTCCCCACAGCTAGCAACACACAGCTGGAGCAGTACAATGACATCTGTGCCATCTGCTACCAG GACATGAACACAGCTGTGATTACTCCATGCAGTCATTTCTTCCATGCTGGCTGTCTGAAGAAATGGCTTTATGTCCAGGAGACATGTCCTCTTTGCCACTCGCAACTCAAGAGCCAATCGACAGCTGCTAGTGTTCCCAACCAAGATGCCCCTGCAGCTAATCAGAGTCCCGCAGGGCAGGAAGAAGCCACAGCCAGGAAGCAGAGAGATGAAGCTCTTCCAGATGATAGAAAGATGGAGGGAACACAAGAGCAGGAGCAAGAAAAAGGACCTGACACTCCAGCTGGAGAAACTTCTTCCTCTTCTACTGGGGTCCTCACAGCTTCCCAAGACCACGTGAAGACTCCTTCTTCTTCCCCATTTCTGATTGATTCGCTACAGAACCAGTCGGCCACAGATCATCCCTCTACGTCGTCCTCATTTTTGTCTGATACGTTGGACATACCCCCATCTCCTTCAACTCTCTCACAGACCTCTCTCGCAGGCATCTCTCACCCCTCACCTTCACAGCAACAGACCCAGGCAGAGATTACCCATGGTGAACTGGAGCCTGACCCATCCTGCCCAGTGGACAGCCAGGAGTCATCCTACGTTCTATCATCACAGCCTGACCAGCCTACTTACCCGTCTGAGGAACAGTCACCTCTTCCAAACAGCCTCTGA